The following DNA comes from Polynucleobacter sp. MG-6-Vaara-E2.
TAATGAGCTGTGGTTCAAAGTTTCGTAGCGCTGGTAACCACTGTTCCTCGACAATCGATCGCACGACATCGCCACGCGTCGCCGCAGGCAGAGGCACATTGACCATGTTATTGGCGTGATCCAAGCCGCTGTAGGGATAAAACGGATGCTGAAAAAAACTGCACATCAGCACACTAGGGTCATTGAAAAATGCTGCCTCAGTACCGTTACCATGATGCACATCAAAATCAATAATAGCTACGCGCTTTATGCCGTAGGTTTCCATGGCATAACGTGCAGCAATCGCAACGTTATCAAATAAACAAAATCCCATTGAGCGAGTTGGCTCTGCGTGATGTCCCGGAGGTCTTACAGCACAAAAGACATTTTCTACTTCACCCTTCATGACAGCATCAACACCTGCAATAGCAGCACCAGCGGCACGCAAAGATGCCTGCCAGGTGTGGGGGTTCATAATCGTATCGCCATCAAGCATGGCATATCCACTTTGAGGGGCTTGCTCTTTGACAAATGCAATGTGATCGGGGCTATGAACTAGCTCTAGCTGGTCTTCACTCGCCAAAGGAGCATCTAAGTGATGCAAAAAACGATCAACCCCACTGCGAATCATTTGATCGTTAATCGCTTGGATCCGTTCAGGACACTCTGGATGATGACTTCCCATCTCATGTTTTAGAAAATCTGGGTGGGTTATGTATCCTGTTGTCATCAGCTGTAATCCTTAATAGCAAAACTATATTTTTTATAATCTAATGAATTGTGCTTAATACTCAAAAATCCTGGTCCTTGCGCATGAAATTTCATATCTCATGCCTACTTCTCACGCTTGTTCTTAGCGCCTGCTCAAACGCCCCTATTCAACAGGGCGATACCCAACAATCCATCGTAAACCAAGCTGATGATGCGGCCACTGAGGCACGTTATAGTCAAAGCCTGCGTGCTTTATTGATCCAAGTCTCACAAACCTATGAAATCCCTCTTCAGAGCCTAGAAAACGACTTCCTAGATGCTAAAACGATTCCGCCGATACGCAAATTGGTATTACCCCCAGCGGGCGCTTTTAAGAAAAATTGGCTTGCATATCGCAAGCGCTTCATTGAGCCCGTGCGTCTGAAGGCTGGAAAGGCATTTTGGGAAGAAAATCAAGCCTTTTTGAACCAAATAGAGCAAGAATCCGGTGTGCCTGCGCAGATTATTGTGGCCATTATTGGCATTGAGACAATATACGGTCGCCAGACCGGCAACTTCCGTGTGAAAGATGTTTTATCTACTTTAGCCTTTAGTTATCCAGATACTCCCAATAAGAGTGCCCGGGAACAACTATTCAAAGATCAACTTCAAGAACTCATTCTGATGTGTTGGACTGAAGCTGGTGGCAAGCTACCCGCAAAGCATAGCGCTCAAGGTCTTAACCCTGCTCGCTTCAATGCCTGTCTCAATCAAAATAGCTCATATGCGGGTGCTATTGGTTTGCCACAATTTATGCCAAGTAGTATTCGTAGTTTTGCAGTCGATGGAGATGGTGATGGTCGTATCGACCTCAAACAAAACCCTAAGGATGCAATTGCTAGCGTAGCGAACTTTATGAAAAGACATGGCTGGCAAACTGGCATGCCTATTTCTTTTCCAGTACAAGAAAATGCCATTACAGCAGCAAAGCAATTGGCTGACGGTGAACCGCAACTGAAATACACCGTTGCAGACCTCATCGAGAAAGGCATTCTCTTACCTGCGCAAGGAGACCTGCAGAATGGAGGAGTTGATCCTCAAAGTAAGGCGCTCATTGTAGATCTACCCTACCCCGATAAAGACGGTATCGATCAAGCACAGTACTTTGTCGGCTTAAATAACTTTCTAACAATTGTGCAATACAACCGTAGTTACTTCTATGCGCAAAGTGTTGCAGAGTTTGCAGAAGCACTTGGCTACAAAAATCAAAGCGTTGTACCTTTTGATACCACTAAAAAGTCTGCAAGCACTAAGGGTGGCTCAGAGAAGTCAAAAGTAAAAGGTGCTAAAAAATCTAGCGCTAAGAAAAAACCGAAATCAAATTCATTGCAGAGTGCGGGTTAGGCTGGGAACACGCCTGTAGATAAGTAGCGATCACCACGGTCGCATACTATGAAGACGATGGTGGCATTTTCTACCTGACGAGCAATACGCAAAGCCACTACTAGCGCACCTCCCGCTGAAATACCGCAGAAGATTCCCTCTTCAACCGCCAAACGTCTGGCCATATCTTCAGCATCTGCTTGCGTTACGTACTCGATACGATCAACGCGATCGCCTTGATAAATCTTCGGCAAATACTCTGGCGCCCACTTTCGAATACCAGGAATTTGAGAACCCTCTTCGGGTTGCGCACCAATAATCTGAATCGCAGGATTCATCGACTTGAGATAAGTGGATACACCTGTGATTGTGCCAGTGGTACCCATTGCAGAGACAAAATGGGTAATCTGCCCATCGGTATCGCGCCAAATCTCCGGTCCAGTTGTTTCAATATGGGCTCTGGGATTATCTGGGTTAGCAAATTGATCTAATAATCTGCCACGACCTTCACGCTGCAGTTGCAAAGCATAATCGCGGGCAAACTCCATACCACCTGTTGCAGCAGTCAGAATCAACTCTGCGCCATAAGCAGCCATACTCTGACGCCGTTCGATGCTTTGGTTCTCTGGCATGACCAAGATCATCTTGTAGCCCAACATGGCAGCAGTCATCGCTAAAGCAATTCCAGTATTGCCGCTGGTTGCCTCAATCAAGGTATCACCAGGTTTAATTTCGCCGCGCTCTTGTGCACGCATGATCATCGACAGCGCGGGTCGATCTTTGACCGACCCAGCTGGATTATTGCCCTCTAACTTACCCAAGATCACATTATTGCGATTCTCGTTATCTAAACCGGGAATACGCTGTAGGCGTACTAATGGCGTATTGCCTACAGTTTGTGAAATTGTTAGGTAAGAAGGTTTGCTCATGTAATCATTTTAGCCATAAGCAATCCTATGCCCTAAAGGGTTTAATTTCGGCGATGTGGCGTCGTACGCTCTGGCTGATTACGATTACCACCCTGATTACGCGAATTACGTCTAGAAGAGGCTCCACCTTCCTTCTTGGTGCGACCATTAGGCTCCCGAAAGGAGCTTGGTGCCTCTATTGTCAATCCGTTATCCACCATTTTTTCAACCGATCTCATGCCAATACCACGCACGCGTTTCTGCAAATCATTGGCATCTTGAAAATGACCACCATCGGTACGTTCGGTGATGATGGTTTTTGCTTTTGATGGGCCGATTCCCTTAATACTCTCCAATTCGGTCTGGGTGGCTGTATTGACATTGATCGGTGAAGCATTCGCAAGCCCAAACGAAGCAATTGTGAGCATCGCTGAAGCTAATGCAGATCTCATAAAAGCGACACTTCTATTATTGAAATTTCTTGTCATATATTCTCCGTAGTAAATAAAAATCCACGAGCACAAGGTGCGCGTGAATCGTTTACAACGAAGAATGAGGTTTTGAGTTGACCGCCTTACAGCGGGTTTGCCAAGAAACCAGAATTGGCTTCCAACCACTCGATATAACGCCCTACACCTTGCTCAACATTTAAGAAGGGTTCTTGATAGCCTGCTGCGCGCAGCTTTGTTAAATCCGCCTGCGTGAAGCACTGATATTTTCCCTTGAGTGCATCAGGAAATGGAATGTACTCAATCGCTTTTTCTTTTACTAATTCTTGCAAAGTAGCTGGCTGAGCTTTATCTAGCTTACGCATCGCATTTGCTACAGCGTGAGCAACATCGTTAAAGGGCTGTGCGCGTCCACTACCTAAATTAAAAATGCCACTGATTTCTGGATGATCCAAGAAGAACAGGTTGACCTTGACTACATCTTCCACTGAAACAAAGTCACGACTTTGCTCACCAGCACCATAGCCGCCATATTCGCCAAAAAGTTTTACATGGCCATTAGCCTTGTATTGATGGTATTGATGAAAGGCAACTGAAGCCATGCGACCTTTATGAGACTCGCGCGGACCATAGACATTGAAGTAACGAAAGCCGACAACTTGCGCAGTATTCGCATTTTCAGCAAAGCGCTTACGCATCACTTGATCAAACAAAAATTTAGAGTAGCCGTAGATATTGAGAGGCTTCTCATGCTCACGACTCTCCACAAAAACATCTGAGCCACCATAAGTTGCAGCAGAAGATGCATATAGGAGCTGTACTTTCTGAGCTGTACAGATATCTAACAAGTCCATGGTATAGCGATAATTGTTCGCCATCATAAAGATGCCATCGGTCTCCATGGTGTCGGAGCATGCACCCTCATGGAATACGGCTTTCACTTTACCAAAGCGACCACTTCGAAATGCTTCTAGAAATTCGTCTTTATCAAGATAGTCAATAATGTCTAGATCAGCAAGATTGCGATATTTATCTGCAGGACGTAGATCATCTACTGCAATGATGTTTTTCTCACCACGCGCATTGAGTGCCTGAACAATATTCGCGCCAATAAACCCCGCGGCGCCGGTTACGATAATGGTCACTGTAATTCCTCTGAAGTAACGGTAGCTGTACCTAGCTTACCAACCACAATACCACCAGCACGATTTGCCAAAGCCATCGCCTTTTCTAGAGGCCATTTCGCAGCTAAGGCAACCGCCAAGGTTGCAATCACGGTATCGCCTGCGCCAGATACATCGAATACTTCTCTCGCTTGCGCTTTCACGTGACTAACACCTGACTCGGTATACAAACTCATACCCTCTTCAGAACGTGTAAGCAATAATGCCTCTAAATTCAGTGACTTTCTGAGGTCTTGCGCTCTCTTTGTGAGATCCTCTTCGCTGGTCCACTGGCCCACAACCTGTCGAAGCTCACTACGATTTGGCGTTAAGACAGTAGCACCTCGATATTTTTCATAATCTTCCCCCTTAGGGTCGACCAAGATCATTTTGTTTTGTGCTCTAGCCTGCTCGATCATATGAGCTACTTGTCCCAGCGCACCTTTACCATAATCAGACAGAATCACTACGTCAGCAGAGCCGACCAACTTCTCAAAAC
Coding sequences within:
- a CDS encoding histone deacetylase family protein, which produces MTTGYITHPDFLKHEMGSHHPECPERIQAINDQMIRSGVDRFLHHLDAPLASEDQLELVHSPDHIAFVKEQAPQSGYAMLDGDTIMNPHTWQASLRAAGAAIAGVDAVMKGEVENVFCAVRPPGHHAEPTRSMGFCLFDNVAIAARYAMETYGIKRVAIIDFDVHHGNGTEAAFFNDPSVLMCSFFQHPFYPYSGLDHANNMVNVPLPAATRGDVVRSIVEEQWLPALRNFEPQLIIISAGFDAHREDDLGQMGLVEDDYVWITKRLKEIAHQYANNRIVSCLEGGYNLSALGRSVVAHVKALADI
- a CDS encoding lytic transglycosylase domain-containing protein, with product MKFHISCLLLTLVLSACSNAPIQQGDTQQSIVNQADDAATEARYSQSLRALLIQVSQTYEIPLQSLENDFLDAKTIPPIRKLVLPPAGAFKKNWLAYRKRFIEPVRLKAGKAFWEENQAFLNQIEQESGVPAQIIVAIIGIETIYGRQTGNFRVKDVLSTLAFSYPDTPNKSAREQLFKDQLQELILMCWTEAGGKLPAKHSAQGLNPARFNACLNQNSSYAGAIGLPQFMPSSIRSFAVDGDGDGRIDLKQNPKDAIASVANFMKRHGWQTGMPISFPVQENAITAAKQLADGEPQLKYTVADLIEKGILLPAQGDLQNGGVDPQSKALIVDLPYPDKDGIDQAQYFVGLNNFLTIVQYNRSYFYAQSVAEFAEALGYKNQSVVPFDTTKKSASTKGGSEKSKVKGAKKSSAKKKPKSNSLQSAG
- the cysM gene encoding cysteine synthase CysM: MSKPSYLTISQTVGNTPLVRLQRIPGLDNENRNNVILGKLEGNNPAGSVKDRPALSMIMRAQERGEIKPGDTLIEATSGNTGIALAMTAAMLGYKMILVMPENQSIERRQSMAAYGAELILTAATGGMEFARDYALQLQREGRGRLLDQFANPDNPRAHIETTGPEIWRDTDGQITHFVSAMGTTGTITGVSTYLKSMNPAIQIIGAQPEEGSQIPGIRKWAPEYLPKIYQGDRVDRIEYVTQADAEDMARRLAVEEGIFCGISAGGALVVALRIARQVENATIVFIVCDRGDRYLSTGVFPA
- a CDS encoding helix-hairpin-helix domain-containing protein, coding for MRSALASAMLTIASFGLANASPINVNTATQTELESIKGIGPSKAKTIITERTDGGHFQDANDLQKRVRGIGMRSVEKMVDNGLTIEAPSSFREPNGRTKKEGGASSRRNSRNQGGNRNQPERTTPHRRN
- the rfaD gene encoding ADP-glyceromanno-heptose 6-epimerase, giving the protein MTIIVTGAAGFIGANIVQALNARGEKNIIAVDDLRPADKYRNLADLDIIDYLDKDEFLEAFRSGRFGKVKAVFHEGACSDTMETDGIFMMANNYRYTMDLLDICTAQKVQLLYASSAATYGGSDVFVESREHEKPLNIYGYSKFLFDQVMRKRFAENANTAQVVGFRYFNVYGPRESHKGRMASVAFHQYHQYKANGHVKLFGEYGGYGAGEQSRDFVSVEDVVKVNLFFLDHPEISGIFNLGSGRAQPFNDVAHAVANAMRKLDKAQPATLQELVKEKAIEYIPFPDALKGKYQCFTQADLTKLRAAGYQEPFLNVEQGVGRYIEWLEANSGFLANPL
- the rfaE1 gene encoding D-glycero-beta-D-manno-heptose-7-phosphate kinase, with protein sequence MEKANREQFSKARLLVVGDVMLDRYWFGDTHRISPEAPVPVVQVGKIDERLGGAANVARNVAALGAQTTILGIVGKDEPGQRVIDLLKSGGVDSQLEIDVDVPTIVKLRVIARQQQLIRLDFEETPSEKALAHKLERFEKLVGSADVVILSDYGKGALGQVAHMIEQARAQNKMILVDPKGEDYEKYRGATVLTPNRSELRQVVGQWTSEEDLTKRAQDLRKSLNLEALLLTRSEEGMSLYTESGVSHVKAQAREVFDVSGAGDTVIATLAVALAAKWPLEKAMALANRAGGIVVGKLGTATVTSEELQ